In Canis lupus dingo isolate Sandy chromosome 12, ASM325472v2, whole genome shotgun sequence, the following proteins share a genomic window:
- the DDR1 gene encoding epithelial discoidin domain-containing receptor 1 isoform X2, protein MGLFVSEPLSSWTCWDWCVPGGLELLPTLRANFFLRCCLHPLRPEESGTMGPGALSSLLLLLLLLLLVATGDADMKGHFDPAKCRYALGMQDRTIPDGDISASSSWSDSTAARHSRLESSDGDGAWCPAGPVFPKEEEYLQVDLRRLHLVALVGTQGRHAGGLGKEFSPSYRLRYSRDGHRWMDWRDRWGQELFFLLESQYCRGRGEGWMFATENVQSWHRVGPQPMSAEGTERMACRRREKARAEVILGNEDPGGVVLKDLGPPMVARLVRFYPRADRVMSVCLRVELYGCLWKDGLLSYTAPVGQTMYLSQAVHLNDSTYDGHTTHTVGGLLYGGLGQLADGVVGLDDFRKSQELRVWPGYDYVGWSNHSFLGGYVEMEFEFDRLRAFQAMQVHCNNMHTLGARLPGGVECRFKRGPAMAWEGEPVRHALGGSLGDPRARAVSVPLGGRVGRFLQCRFLFAGPWLLFSEISFISDVVNDSSPALVGTFPPAPWWPPGPPPTNFSSLELEPRGQQPVAKAEGSPTAILIGCLVAIILLLLLIIALMLWRLHWRRLLSKAERRVLEEELTVHLSVPGDTILINNRPGPLEPPPYQEPRPRGNPPHSAPSVPNGSALLLSNPAYRLLLATYARPPRGPGPPTPAWAKPTNTQACSGDYMEPEKPGAPLLPPPPQNSVPHYAEADIVTLQGVTGGNTYAVPALPPGAAGDGPPRVDFPRSRLRFKEKLGEGQFGEVHLCEVENPQDLVSLDFPLNVCKGHPLLVAVKILRPDATKNARNDFLKEVKIMSRLKDPNIIRLLGVCVQDDPLCMITDYMENGDLNQFLSAHQLEDKAAEGAPRDREAAQGPTISYPMLLHVAAQIASGMRYLATLNFVHRDLATRNCLVGENFTIKIADFGMSRNLYAGDYYRVQGRAVLPIRWMAWECILMGKFTTASDVWAFGVTLWEVLMLCRAQPFGQLTDEQVIENAGEFFRDQGRQVYLSRPPSCPLGLYELMLRCWSREPEQRPSFSQLHRFLAEDALNTV, encoded by the exons AGATGCTGCCTCCACCCCCTTAGGCCTGAAGAGTCAGGAACTATGGGGCCAGGGGCCCTCTCATctctactgctgctgctgctgctgctactctTAGTGGCAACTGGAGATGCTGATATGAAGGGACATTTTGACCCTG CCAAGTGCCGCTATGCCCTGGGCATGCAGGACAGGACCATTCCAGATGGGGACATATCTGCCTCCAGCTCTTGGTCAGACTCCACTGCTGCGCGCCACAGCAG GCTGGAGAGTAGCGACGGGGATGGGGCATGGTGCCCCGCAGGGCCAGTCTTTCCAAAGGAGGAGGAGTACCTGCAGGTGGATCTGCGGCGGCTGCACCTGGTGGCTTTGGTGGGCACCCAGGGGCGGCATGCTGGAGGCCTGGGCAAGGAGTTCTCCCCCAGCTACCGGTTGCGTTACTCCCGGGACGGCCACCGCTGGATGGACTGGAGGGACCGCTGGGGTCAGGAG CTGTTTTTCCTACTGGAATCTCAGTactgcaggggcagaggggagggatggaTGTTTGCCACTGAGAATGTGCAGAGCTGGCACAGAGTGGGCCCTCAACCAATGTCTGCTGAAGGAACAGAGAGGATGGCgtgcaggaggagagagaaagccagagcaGAG GTGATTTTAGGTAATGAGGACCCTGGGGGAGTGGTGCTGAAGGACCTCGGACCCCCCATGGTGGCCCGGCTGGTTCGCTTTTACCCCCGGGCTGACCGGGTCATGAGTGTCTGTCTGCGGGTGGAGCTCTATGGCTGCCTCTGGAAGG aTGGACTCCTGTCTTACACGGCCCCCGTGGGGCAGACGATGTACTTGTCCCAGGCAGTACACCTCAACGACTCCACCTATGATGGGCACACCACACACACTGTTGGCGG GTTGCTGTACGGAGGTCTGGGGCAGCTGGCAGATGGTGTGGTGGGGCTGGATGACTTTAGGAAGAGCCAGGAACTGCGGGTCTGGCCAGGCTATGACTATGTGGGATGGAGCAACCACAGCTTCCTGGGTGGCTACGTGGAGATGGAGTTTGAGTTTGACCGGCTCAGGGCTTTCCAGGCCATGCAG gTCCACTGTAACAACATGCACACCCTGGGAGCCCGCCTGCCTGGTGGGGTGGAATGTCGCTTCAAGCGGGGCCCTGCCATGGCCTGGGAGGGGGAGCCTGTGCGCCATGccctggggggcagcctgggggacCCCAGAGCCCGGGCTGTGTCAGTGCCCCTGGGCGGCCGTGTGGGCCGCTTTCTGCAGTGCCGCTTCCTCTTTGCTGGGCCTTGGTTACTCTTCAGTGAAATCTCCTTCATCTCTG ATGTTGTAAATGATTCCTCTCCAGCTCTGGTGGGCACTTTCCCACCAGCTCCCTGGTGGCCACCTGGTCCACCTCCCACCAACTTCAGCAGTTTGG AGCTGGAGCCTAGAGGCCAGCAGCCTGTGGCCAAGGCTGAGGGGAGCCCAACTGCCATCCTCATTGGCTGTCTGGTGGCCATCATCTTGTTGCTGCTGCTCATCATTGCCCTCATGCTCTGGCGGCTGCACTGGCGCCGGCTCCTCAGCAAG GCCGAGCGCCGGGTGTTAGAAGAGGAACTGACAGTTCATCTCTCTGTCCCGGGAGACACCATCCTAATCAACAACCGCCCAGGCCCTCTTGAGCCACCCCCCTACCAAGAGCCCCGACCTCGTGGGAATCCACCCCACTCTGCTCCCAGTGTCCCCAATGGCTCTG CGTTGCTGCTCTCCAATCCAGCCTACCGCCTCCTTCTGGCCACTTACGCCCGTCCCCCTCGGGGCCCTGGCCCCCCCACACCCGCCTGGGCCAAACCCACCAACACCCAGG CCTGCAGTGGGGACTATATGGAGCCTGAGAAGCCGGGTGCCCCacttctgcccccacctccccagaaCAGCGTCCCCCATTATGCCGAGGCTGACATTGTCACCCTGCAGGGCGTCACAGGGGGCAACACCTATGCTGTGCCCGCGCTGCCCCCAGGGGCTGCCGGGGATGGGCCTCCCAGAGTGGATTTCCCTCGATCTCGGCTCCGCTTCAAGGAGAAGCTTGGCGAGGGCCAGTTTGGGGAG GTGCACCTGTGTGAGGTAGAGAACCCGCAAGATCTGGTCAGTCTTGATTTTCCCCTTAATGTGTGCAAGGGACACCCTTTACTGGTAGCTGTCAAGATCCTACGGCCAGATGCCACCAAGAAtgccag GAATGATTTCCTGAAGGAGGTGAAGATCATGTCAAGGCTGAAGGACCCAAACATCATCCGGCTCCTGGGCGTGTGTGTGCAGGATGACCCCCTCTGCATGATTACTGATTATATGGAGAATGGTGACCTTAACCAGTTCCTCAGTGCCCACCAGCTAGAAGACAAGGCGGCTGAGGGGGCCCCCAGGGACAGGGAGGCTGCCCAGGGGCCCACCATCAG CTACCCCATGCTGCTACATGTGGCGGCTCAGATTGCCTCAGGCATGCGCTATCTGGCCACACTCAACTTTGTGCATCGGGACCTGGCCACAAGGAACTGCCTGGTTGGGGAAAATTTCACCATCAAAATTGCTGATTTTGGCATGAGCCGGAACCTCTACGCTGGGGACTATTACCGCGTGCAAGGCCGGGCGGTGCTGCCCATCCGGTGGATGGCCTGGGAGTGCATCCTCATG GGGAAGTTCACAACTGCAAGTGACGTGTGGGCCTTTGGGGTGACCCTGTGGGAGGTGCTGATGCTCTGCCGTGCCCAGCCCTTTGGACAGCTCACTGACGAGCAAGTCATTGAGAATGCAGGGGAGTTCTTCCGGGACCAGGGCCGTCAG GTGTACCTGTCTCGGCCCCCTTCCTGCCCGCTGGGCCTGTATGAGCTGATGCTCCGCTGCTGGAGCCGGGAGCCTGAGCAGCGACCATCCTTTTCCCAGCTACATCGGTTCCTGGCGGAAGATGCGCTCAACACGGTGTGA
- the DDR1 gene encoding epithelial discoidin domain-containing receptor 1 isoform X3 → MVTAKPAAAGRGSCSQPRERRTKPGAWATPGLEPGGLSRGTGTQENPELERCCLHPLRPEESGTMGPGALSSLLLLLLLLLLVATGDADMKGHFDPAKCRYALGMQDRTIPDGDISASSSWSDSTAARHSRLESSDGDGAWCPAGPVFPKEEEYLQVDLRRLHLVALVGTQGRHAGGLGKEFSPSYRLRYSRDGHRWMDWRDRWGQELFFLLESQYCRGRGEGWMFATENVQSWHRVGPQPMSAEGTERMACRRREKARAEVILGNEDPGGVVLKDLGPPMVARLVRFYPRADRVMSVCLRVELYGCLWKDGLLSYTAPVGQTMYLSQAVHLNDSTYDGHTTHTVGGLLYGGLGQLADGVVGLDDFRKSQELRVWPGYDYVGWSNHSFLGGYVEMEFEFDRLRAFQAMQVHCNNMHTLGARLPGGVECRFKRGPAMAWEGEPVRHALGGSLGDPRARAVSVPLGGRVGRFLQCRFLFAGPWLLFSEISFISDVVNDSSPALVGTFPPAPWWPPGPPPTNFSSLELEPRGQQPVAKAEGSPTAILIGCLVAIILLLLLIIALMLWRLHWRRLLSKAERRVLEEELTVHLSVPGDTILINNRPGPLEPPPYQEPRPRGNPPHSAPSVPNGSACSGDYMEPEKPGAPLLPPPPQNSVPHYAEADIVTLQGVTGGNTYAVPALPPGAAGDGPPRVDFPRSRLRFKEKLGEGQFGEVHLCEVENPQDLVSLDFPLNVCKGHPLLVAVKILRPDATKNARNDFLKEVKIMSRLKDPNIIRLLGVCVQDDPLCMITDYMENGDLNQFLSAHQLEDKAAEGAPRDREAAQGPTISYPMLLHVAAQIASGMRYLATLNFVHRDLATRNCLVGENFTIKIADFGMSRNLYAGDYYRVQGRAVLPIRWMAWECILMGKFTTASDVWAFGVTLWEVLMLCRAQPFGQLTDEQVIENAGEFFRDQGRQVYLSRPPSCPLGLYELMLRCWSREPEQRPSFSQLHRFLAEDALNTV, encoded by the exons AGATGCTGCCTCCACCCCCTTAGGCCTGAAGAGTCAGGAACTATGGGGCCAGGGGCCCTCTCATctctactgctgctgctgctgctgctactctTAGTGGCAACTGGAGATGCTGATATGAAGGGACATTTTGACCCTG CCAAGTGCCGCTATGCCCTGGGCATGCAGGACAGGACCATTCCAGATGGGGACATATCTGCCTCCAGCTCTTGGTCAGACTCCACTGCTGCGCGCCACAGCAG GCTGGAGAGTAGCGACGGGGATGGGGCATGGTGCCCCGCAGGGCCAGTCTTTCCAAAGGAGGAGGAGTACCTGCAGGTGGATCTGCGGCGGCTGCACCTGGTGGCTTTGGTGGGCACCCAGGGGCGGCATGCTGGAGGCCTGGGCAAGGAGTTCTCCCCCAGCTACCGGTTGCGTTACTCCCGGGACGGCCACCGCTGGATGGACTGGAGGGACCGCTGGGGTCAGGAG CTGTTTTTCCTACTGGAATCTCAGTactgcaggggcagaggggagggatggaTGTTTGCCACTGAGAATGTGCAGAGCTGGCACAGAGTGGGCCCTCAACCAATGTCTGCTGAAGGAACAGAGAGGATGGCgtgcaggaggagagagaaagccagagcaGAG GTGATTTTAGGTAATGAGGACCCTGGGGGAGTGGTGCTGAAGGACCTCGGACCCCCCATGGTGGCCCGGCTGGTTCGCTTTTACCCCCGGGCTGACCGGGTCATGAGTGTCTGTCTGCGGGTGGAGCTCTATGGCTGCCTCTGGAAGG aTGGACTCCTGTCTTACACGGCCCCCGTGGGGCAGACGATGTACTTGTCCCAGGCAGTACACCTCAACGACTCCACCTATGATGGGCACACCACACACACTGTTGGCGG GTTGCTGTACGGAGGTCTGGGGCAGCTGGCAGATGGTGTGGTGGGGCTGGATGACTTTAGGAAGAGCCAGGAACTGCGGGTCTGGCCAGGCTATGACTATGTGGGATGGAGCAACCACAGCTTCCTGGGTGGCTACGTGGAGATGGAGTTTGAGTTTGACCGGCTCAGGGCTTTCCAGGCCATGCAG gTCCACTGTAACAACATGCACACCCTGGGAGCCCGCCTGCCTGGTGGGGTGGAATGTCGCTTCAAGCGGGGCCCTGCCATGGCCTGGGAGGGGGAGCCTGTGCGCCATGccctggggggcagcctgggggacCCCAGAGCCCGGGCTGTGTCAGTGCCCCTGGGCGGCCGTGTGGGCCGCTTTCTGCAGTGCCGCTTCCTCTTTGCTGGGCCTTGGTTACTCTTCAGTGAAATCTCCTTCATCTCTG ATGTTGTAAATGATTCCTCTCCAGCTCTGGTGGGCACTTTCCCACCAGCTCCCTGGTGGCCACCTGGTCCACCTCCCACCAACTTCAGCAGTTTGG AGCTGGAGCCTAGAGGCCAGCAGCCTGTGGCCAAGGCTGAGGGGAGCCCAACTGCCATCCTCATTGGCTGTCTGGTGGCCATCATCTTGTTGCTGCTGCTCATCATTGCCCTCATGCTCTGGCGGCTGCACTGGCGCCGGCTCCTCAGCAAG GCCGAGCGCCGGGTGTTAGAAGAGGAACTGACAGTTCATCTCTCTGTCCCGGGAGACACCATCCTAATCAACAACCGCCCAGGCCCTCTTGAGCCACCCCCCTACCAAGAGCCCCGACCTCGTGGGAATCCACCCCACTCTGCTCCCAGTGTCCCCAATGGCTCTG CCTGCAGTGGGGACTATATGGAGCCTGAGAAGCCGGGTGCCCCacttctgcccccacctccccagaaCAGCGTCCCCCATTATGCCGAGGCTGACATTGTCACCCTGCAGGGCGTCACAGGGGGCAACACCTATGCTGTGCCCGCGCTGCCCCCAGGGGCTGCCGGGGATGGGCCTCCCAGAGTGGATTTCCCTCGATCTCGGCTCCGCTTCAAGGAGAAGCTTGGCGAGGGCCAGTTTGGGGAG GTGCACCTGTGTGAGGTAGAGAACCCGCAAGATCTGGTCAGTCTTGATTTTCCCCTTAATGTGTGCAAGGGACACCCTTTACTGGTAGCTGTCAAGATCCTACGGCCAGATGCCACCAAGAAtgccag GAATGATTTCCTGAAGGAGGTGAAGATCATGTCAAGGCTGAAGGACCCAAACATCATCCGGCTCCTGGGCGTGTGTGTGCAGGATGACCCCCTCTGCATGATTACTGATTATATGGAGAATGGTGACCTTAACCAGTTCCTCAGTGCCCACCAGCTAGAAGACAAGGCGGCTGAGGGGGCCCCCAGGGACAGGGAGGCTGCCCAGGGGCCCACCATCAG CTACCCCATGCTGCTACATGTGGCGGCTCAGATTGCCTCAGGCATGCGCTATCTGGCCACACTCAACTTTGTGCATCGGGACCTGGCCACAAGGAACTGCCTGGTTGGGGAAAATTTCACCATCAAAATTGCTGATTTTGGCATGAGCCGGAACCTCTACGCTGGGGACTATTACCGCGTGCAAGGCCGGGCGGTGCTGCCCATCCGGTGGATGGCCTGGGAGTGCATCCTCATG GGGAAGTTCACAACTGCAAGTGACGTGTGGGCCTTTGGGGTGACCCTGTGGGAGGTGCTGATGCTCTGCCGTGCCCAGCCCTTTGGACAGCTCACTGACGAGCAAGTCATTGAGAATGCAGGGGAGTTCTTCCGGGACCAGGGCCGTCAG GTGTACCTGTCTCGGCCCCCTTCCTGCCCGCTGGGCCTGTATGAGCTGATGCTCCGCTGCTGGAGCCGGGAGCCTGAGCAGCGACCATCCTTTTCCCAGCTACATCGGTTCCTGGCGGAAGATGCGCTCAACACGGTGTGA
- the DDR1 gene encoding epithelial discoidin domain-containing receptor 1 isoform X4 produces the protein MVTAKPAAAGRGSCSQPRERRTKPGAWATPGLEPGGLSRGTGTQENPELERCCLHPLRPEESGTMGPGALSSLLLLLLLLLLVATGDADMKGHFDPAKCRYALGMQDRTIPDGDISASSSWSDSTAARHSRLESSDGDGAWCPAGPVFPKEEEYLQVDLRRLHLVALVGTQGRHAGGLGKEFSPSYRLRYSRDGHRWMDWRDRWGQEVILGNEDPGGVVLKDLGPPMVARLVRFYPRADRVMSVCLRVELYGCLWKDGLLSYTAPVGQTMYLSQAVHLNDSTYDGHTTHTVGGLLYGGLGQLADGVVGLDDFRKSQELRVWPGYDYVGWSNHSFLGGYVEMEFEFDRLRAFQAMQVHCNNMHTLGARLPGGVECRFKRGPAMAWEGEPVRHALGGSLGDPRARAVSVPLGGRVGRFLQCRFLFAGPWLLFSEISFISDVVNDSSPALVGTFPPAPWWPPGPPPTNFSSLELEPRGQQPVAKAEGSPTAILIGCLVAIILLLLLIIALMLWRLHWRRLLSKAERRVLEEELTVHLSVPGDTILINNRPGPLEPPPYQEPRPRGNPPHSAPSVPNGSALLLSNPAYRLLLATYARPPRGPGPPTPAWAKPTNTQACSGDYMEPEKPGAPLLPPPPQNSVPHYAEADIVTLQGVTGGNTYAVPALPPGAAGDGPPRVDFPRSRLRFKEKLGEGQFGEVHLCEVENPQDLVSLDFPLNVCKGHPLLVAVKILRPDATKNARNDFLKEVKIMSRLKDPNIIRLLGVCVQDDPLCMITDYMENGDLNQFLSAHQLEDKAAEGAPRDREAAQGPTISYPMLLHVAAQIASGMRYLATLNFVHRDLATRNCLVGENFTIKIADFGMSRNLYAGDYYRVQGRAVLPIRWMAWECILMGKFTTASDVWAFGVTLWEVLMLCRAQPFGQLTDEQVIENAGEFFRDQGRQVYLSRPPSCPLGLYELMLRCWSREPEQRPSFSQLHRFLAEDALNTV, from the exons AGATGCTGCCTCCACCCCCTTAGGCCTGAAGAGTCAGGAACTATGGGGCCAGGGGCCCTCTCATctctactgctgctgctgctgctgctactctTAGTGGCAACTGGAGATGCTGATATGAAGGGACATTTTGACCCTG CCAAGTGCCGCTATGCCCTGGGCATGCAGGACAGGACCATTCCAGATGGGGACATATCTGCCTCCAGCTCTTGGTCAGACTCCACTGCTGCGCGCCACAGCAG GCTGGAGAGTAGCGACGGGGATGGGGCATGGTGCCCCGCAGGGCCAGTCTTTCCAAAGGAGGAGGAGTACCTGCAGGTGGATCTGCGGCGGCTGCACCTGGTGGCTTTGGTGGGCACCCAGGGGCGGCATGCTGGAGGCCTGGGCAAGGAGTTCTCCCCCAGCTACCGGTTGCGTTACTCCCGGGACGGCCACCGCTGGATGGACTGGAGGGACCGCTGGGGTCAGGAG GTGATTTTAGGTAATGAGGACCCTGGGGGAGTGGTGCTGAAGGACCTCGGACCCCCCATGGTGGCCCGGCTGGTTCGCTTTTACCCCCGGGCTGACCGGGTCATGAGTGTCTGTCTGCGGGTGGAGCTCTATGGCTGCCTCTGGAAGG aTGGACTCCTGTCTTACACGGCCCCCGTGGGGCAGACGATGTACTTGTCCCAGGCAGTACACCTCAACGACTCCACCTATGATGGGCACACCACACACACTGTTGGCGG GTTGCTGTACGGAGGTCTGGGGCAGCTGGCAGATGGTGTGGTGGGGCTGGATGACTTTAGGAAGAGCCAGGAACTGCGGGTCTGGCCAGGCTATGACTATGTGGGATGGAGCAACCACAGCTTCCTGGGTGGCTACGTGGAGATGGAGTTTGAGTTTGACCGGCTCAGGGCTTTCCAGGCCATGCAG gTCCACTGTAACAACATGCACACCCTGGGAGCCCGCCTGCCTGGTGGGGTGGAATGTCGCTTCAAGCGGGGCCCTGCCATGGCCTGGGAGGGGGAGCCTGTGCGCCATGccctggggggcagcctgggggacCCCAGAGCCCGGGCTGTGTCAGTGCCCCTGGGCGGCCGTGTGGGCCGCTTTCTGCAGTGCCGCTTCCTCTTTGCTGGGCCTTGGTTACTCTTCAGTGAAATCTCCTTCATCTCTG ATGTTGTAAATGATTCCTCTCCAGCTCTGGTGGGCACTTTCCCACCAGCTCCCTGGTGGCCACCTGGTCCACCTCCCACCAACTTCAGCAGTTTGG AGCTGGAGCCTAGAGGCCAGCAGCCTGTGGCCAAGGCTGAGGGGAGCCCAACTGCCATCCTCATTGGCTGTCTGGTGGCCATCATCTTGTTGCTGCTGCTCATCATTGCCCTCATGCTCTGGCGGCTGCACTGGCGCCGGCTCCTCAGCAAG GCCGAGCGCCGGGTGTTAGAAGAGGAACTGACAGTTCATCTCTCTGTCCCGGGAGACACCATCCTAATCAACAACCGCCCAGGCCCTCTTGAGCCACCCCCCTACCAAGAGCCCCGACCTCGTGGGAATCCACCCCACTCTGCTCCCAGTGTCCCCAATGGCTCTG CGTTGCTGCTCTCCAATCCAGCCTACCGCCTCCTTCTGGCCACTTACGCCCGTCCCCCTCGGGGCCCTGGCCCCCCCACACCCGCCTGGGCCAAACCCACCAACACCCAGG CCTGCAGTGGGGACTATATGGAGCCTGAGAAGCCGGGTGCCCCacttctgcccccacctccccagaaCAGCGTCCCCCATTATGCCGAGGCTGACATTGTCACCCTGCAGGGCGTCACAGGGGGCAACACCTATGCTGTGCCCGCGCTGCCCCCAGGGGCTGCCGGGGATGGGCCTCCCAGAGTGGATTTCCCTCGATCTCGGCTCCGCTTCAAGGAGAAGCTTGGCGAGGGCCAGTTTGGGGAG GTGCACCTGTGTGAGGTAGAGAACCCGCAAGATCTGGTCAGTCTTGATTTTCCCCTTAATGTGTGCAAGGGACACCCTTTACTGGTAGCTGTCAAGATCCTACGGCCAGATGCCACCAAGAAtgccag GAATGATTTCCTGAAGGAGGTGAAGATCATGTCAAGGCTGAAGGACCCAAACATCATCCGGCTCCTGGGCGTGTGTGTGCAGGATGACCCCCTCTGCATGATTACTGATTATATGGAGAATGGTGACCTTAACCAGTTCCTCAGTGCCCACCAGCTAGAAGACAAGGCGGCTGAGGGGGCCCCCAGGGACAGGGAGGCTGCCCAGGGGCCCACCATCAG CTACCCCATGCTGCTACATGTGGCGGCTCAGATTGCCTCAGGCATGCGCTATCTGGCCACACTCAACTTTGTGCATCGGGACCTGGCCACAAGGAACTGCCTGGTTGGGGAAAATTTCACCATCAAAATTGCTGATTTTGGCATGAGCCGGAACCTCTACGCTGGGGACTATTACCGCGTGCAAGGCCGGGCGGTGCTGCCCATCCGGTGGATGGCCTGGGAGTGCATCCTCATG GGGAAGTTCACAACTGCAAGTGACGTGTGGGCCTTTGGGGTGACCCTGTGGGAGGTGCTGATGCTCTGCCGTGCCCAGCCCTTTGGACAGCTCACTGACGAGCAAGTCATTGAGAATGCAGGGGAGTTCTTCCGGGACCAGGGCCGTCAG GTGTACCTGTCTCGGCCCCCTTCCTGCCCGCTGGGCCTGTATGAGCTGATGCTCCGCTGCTGGAGCCGGGAGCCTGAGCAGCGACCATCCTTTTCCCAGCTACATCGGTTCCTGGCGGAAGATGCGCTCAACACGGTGTGA